The Rhizobium sp. BG4 genomic sequence GGCGTGCGCCGCCGGGCGCAGCCGCGCTTCGGCTACGGCTGCCAAGTCCGATATACGGCTACTCCTGAAGATGAGACTTGATTCAGCGCTCCGCGATGCGCTCCTCAAGCGCGAGCAGGCCCAGAAAGACGGCGATCGAAAGCAGCAGGCCAAGCGTTGCATCGGACGCGTAATGCGCGCCGACGGCCACCCGAAGTCCGGCTGTCGCAAGCGAAGCCAGGATGACGGGAGGTGCCATCCACATGCGGTAGCGGGGTGGCAACACAAAGAGAACGCATATCAGCCAGCCTGCGCCGGATGCTTCTCCCGATACGAACGAGCAGTTTCGTTCGCAGGCTCCATTGAACGATCCCGCCGGCATGAATTGGAGCTTGCCGCCGAAGAGATCCGTATCAAACGGACGCGGCCGGCCGGAATGCGCCTTGAGGAACAGATTGGTGATCAACCCAGTTCCGATGCCGAGGCTGAGGAGCGATATCCAAAGCCGCTGTACCGGCATCCGATAGCGAAGCCTCGGCGAGTATCCCGCAACCAGCAACGCAATCACGACCGCCGCGGCAGCCAGATAGGGCAGCGCATAGAGAAGCCACCGAAGGGTCGTGATCCACGCAACCTTGCTGAGTGTGAAATGTCCGCATTGCGGCACCGTGGCTCGGTCCATACAGAGCGCAGAACTGAAGAAACTCTGCGAAATCCTGACATCGATCATCGGCCATGCATGGAATATCGCCAGCAACAGAAACCAGAACGCCGTCAGAACGAGGAAGGAATCGAGATAGGTCCGTTGGCGGGAGACAGCATGTAGGGTGGTCATCGCGGCGCTCTTCATGGAAATGAGACGTCGCCGCCATTTTCCGGTTGCGCCTGACAGGAACCTGAACGGATCCCGCTGAATTCTTTACGGATCCGTAAAAAATCCAAACCCTGCGAGCGGGACCTGTTTCGAGCGTAGCAATGTTGATGCCGCGGACCGAAGCACTTCCAGGCTCCAACCTCCCATTTGCGCCAGGACTTCCTCGAAGCCGAGCGGATCGGCTTGGAGCCGAGATCGCGCCCGGTACGAAGGCTGCCTCTCGTTCAGCGGGAAAGCCCGGTTGTTTCACGCTGATCCTGGTTGGCCGTCATGTAGATGACGATCAGGATTATCGCTCCAAGAAAAGCGAAGCTTGTGTAGATCGTCCCGAAACCAAGGCCACCATATTCACTCGGCTGCGATAGCAGATCGCCGAACGAAGCGCCGAGCGGGCGGGTGAAGATATATGCCAGCCAGAACGCCGCGATGCCGTTCACCTTGACGATGAAGTACGCCGCAGCAATCGGCACGATCAGTGCCAGAAAGATCAATGCGGTCGCCAGATACCCGAAGTCGAACTTCTCGGCCACCAGATCGCCCGCGGCCGTTCCGAGCGCGAATGTGAACAGGATTGCCAGCCAATAGAAGCCTTCGCGGCGGTTGGTGAAAATCGTGTGGATCGAAAGCGTTCGCTCCGTCAGATGCCATCCGAGGAACGTGGCGCCGAGCGCGACCGTGAAGAAGATCGTCGATGCCTCCAGTGAAACGCCGAAATTGTCCGTGAGGTTGTCGGTCACCAACGTCCCGACGACGCTGATAAGAACCACGGCGGCCCAGTAGGCGGCAGGCACATAGCGCTTCTGCGCAAATTGTGCTCCGACCACGACGACGAGGACGATGGTCATGATGATGGACGTCAGCGTCAGGCCGAGGCCGAGATTGACGGCCAGGTAGTCGGCTGCGGTCTCTCCCATGGTGACCGCCATGAGTTTGATGAGCCAGAAATCGACGGTCACCTCGGGCACGCGGTTTTCCGGCCCGGCAAGCTGCTGGTTTGCCATGGTCATGGTCTATCCTCCGCTCACTTGCCGATGATCTGCATGGCTTCGGTGAGGAACTTGTCCGCGCGCGCGTCGTCGTCGGCATTGCACCTTTCGACCGCCTTGGTCTCGAGTTCCTCGACCTTTTTCATGTCGGCGCCTGAAAGCTTTGCGGACGCTTTCGCAGCACGCATGTCCTTCAGCATGTCTTCGCAAGGTACGGCAGCCTGAACGGGCACGGCGATTGCGATGAGCCCGAGAGCCACGACGGAGTTCAAAGCGGCGGCGGCTACAATTGTCTTCATGATTTTGGTCCTCTCGCTGGAGCGGTTTTGATGCAGCAGGATTGCAGCGAGGGGGACGATATTGACCGGGACATACAAGCGCCTTGCCGGAACCATACCATTTGGT encodes the following:
- a CDS encoding phosphatase PAP2 family protein, which produces MTTLHAVSRQRTYLDSFLVLTAFWFLLLAIFHAWPMIDVRISQSFFSSALCMDRATVPQCGHFTLSKVAWITTLRWLLYALPYLAAAAVVIALLVAGYSPRLRYRMPVQRLWISLLSLGIGTGLITNLFLKAHSGRPRPFDTDLFGGKLQFMPAGSFNGACERNCSFVSGEASGAGWLICVLFVLPPRYRMWMAPPVILASLATAGLRVAVGAHYASDATLGLLLSIAVFLGLLALEERIAER